The following coding sequences lie in one bacterium genomic window:
- a CDS encoding holin family protein yields the protein MSLLTAVPIVGQIIDKAAGIIDKWVPDKDLAAKLNHDLQAQMLSLDYSALEKEIDAKAKVLVAEVQGQSWLQRNWRPLLMLVFTYIVAHNFVIAPIFGITSVPVPEQMWTLLNIGIGGYIVGRSAEKIATVVKKGIDQTAS from the coding sequence ATGAGCCTGTTAACTGCCGTGCCCATTGTGGGACAGATCATCGATAAAGCTGCCGGTATCATTGACAAGTGGGTTCCGGACAAAGACCTTGCTGCAAAGTTGAATCATGACTTGCAAGCGCAGATGCTGTCGCTCGACTACAGTGCACTGGAAAAAGAAATCGATGCCAAGGCGAAAGTACTGGTCGCGGAAGTTCAGGGACAAAGCTGGCTGCAACGCAACTGGCGACCATTGCTCATGCTCGTGTTCACATATATCGTTGCACACAACTTCGTGATCGCACCGATCTTCGGAATCACGTCAGTACCCGTACCGGAGCAGATGTGGACGCTCTTGAACATTGGAATCGGTGGTTACATCGTCGGTCGCAGCGCCGAGAAAATTGCAACAGTGGTAAAAAAGGGTATAGATCAAACAGCCTCTTGA
- a CDS encoding N-acetylmuramoyl-L-alanine amidase — MSIEIKVISAASGKYSSRPTGTEIDTIVIHYTANGSLEDTIAWFQNPANKVSAHYVIGLDGRIVRMVPDSKRAYHAGVSSLNGRTGVNAFSIGIELVNWGPLKLRDGSYFSWPGDYTHPYEGDTPQLIAGEYWQPFPEPQLTALEQLVQLLREEYPIQWIVGHNEIAPERKRDPGPAFPWERFRPNV; from the coding sequence ATGTCGATAGAAATAAAAGTTATCTCGGCAGCATCTGGTAAATATTCTTCACGTCCTACCGGTACGGAGATCGATACCATCGTTATTCACTACACCGCGAATGGCAGTCTCGAGGATACGATTGCATGGTTTCAGAATCCTGCGAATAAGGTATCGGCGCACTATGTGATTGGTTTAGATGGTCGTATTGTCCGTATGGTGCCAGATTCAAAGCGGGCTTATCATGCTGGTGTTTCATCATTGAATGGTCGCACCGGTGTCAATGCATTTTCGATTGGCATCGAACTGGTCAACTGGGGTCCCCTCAAACTGCGCGATGGATCATACTTTTCATGGCCAGGTGATTATACGCACCCTTATGAGGGGGATACACCCCAACTGATCGCTGGCGAATACTGGCAACCGTTTCCGGAACCACAGCTAACTGCCCTCGAACAACTGGTACAACTCCTCCGCGAAGAGTACCCGATTCAGTGGATTGTAGGACACAACGAGATCGCCCCCGAGCGCAAGCGTGACCCTGGTCCCGCCTTCCCGTGGGAGCGGTTTCGCCCCAATGTTTGA
- a CDS encoding amidoligase family protein, translated as MSYTVFNQRFGIEIETAGCKRDKIAQAIKSVVNGTVSQDPSGAYSATLVTQPDGRQWRVQNDRSIMVMRGTQGSEIVSPILTYEDLPILQLIIRAVKLAGCIPHRSCSVHIHVDAAPHTATSLANLAKMVYRNEDMLYQAIGTSEDRRNRWTKPLEQEFIDRLVKHRPDDMNQLNRAWYGRQNNSPEHYDSSRYHGLNFNNLWRTIQTIEFRYFNASLNTQKITSWIQLVLAMSAKALCLKQTTHNKIKTDNPKFNFRVFMVAGLGMKGSEFKVARTILLEKLPGNGTWRYGKPEKKLEVASVQ; from the coding sequence ATGAGTTACACGGTATTTAACCAGCGTTTCGGAATCGAGATTGAAACAGCTGGGTGTAAGCGAGACAAGATCGCTCAAGCGATAAAGTCTGTAGTCAATGGAACAGTTTCCCAAGATCCCAGCGGTGCCTATAGCGCAACCCTTGTCACTCAACCCGATGGACGACAATGGCGAGTCCAGAATGACCGATCGATCATGGTGATGCGTGGGACTCAAGGCTCAGAGATTGTATCTCCAATTCTTACCTACGAAGACTTACCGATACTTCAACTGATCATCCGTGCAGTAAAGCTTGCAGGTTGCATACCTCACCGTAGTTGCAGTGTACACATACACGTTGATGCTGCTCCGCATACGGCAACATCGTTAGCCAATCTTGCAAAGATGGTGTACCGGAATGAAGACATGTTGTATCAGGCTATTGGTACATCGGAAGACCGGCGTAATCGTTGGACAAAGCCTCTGGAGCAAGAGTTTATAGATCGATTGGTAAAGCATCGGCCAGATGATATGAACCAACTGAATCGGGCTTGGTATGGTCGACAGAATAACTCACCTGAACACTACGATAGCTCAAGATATCACGGTTTAAACTTCAACAACCTGTGGCGCACGATTCAAACGATTGAGTTCCGATACTTTAACGCCTCTCTAAATACTCAGAAGATTACCAGTTGGATCCAGCTAGTACTGGCCATGTCAGCCAAGGCTCTTTGCCTCAAGCAAACCACACACAACAAGATCAAGACCGATAATCCCAAGTTCAACTTCCGGGTGTTTATGGTTGCAGGATTGGGAATGAAGGGTAGTGAGTTTAAGGTGGCTCGTACGATTCTCCTAGAGAAGTTACCAGGTAATGGCACTTGGCGATATGGGAAGCCGGAAAAGAAACTGGAGGTCGCGAGTGTCCAGTAA
- a CDS encoding gamma-glutamylcyclotransferase — translation MSSNDCTIPYFAYGANLSFEGMYYRCPGHLPRCIAYIEDYKLVFRGVASIEPARGHRVYGALYLLDKSHLDALDRFEGFPRLYRREIMTIRKAGNNHYTEAWVYLMNPDLYGYSAPGSSYLETIIDGCRDWDIPEFYRKQIIKIARRNH, via the coding sequence GTGTCCAGTAATGATTGCACAATCCCATACTTCGCTTATGGTGCAAATCTCAGTTTCGAAGGAATGTACTATCGGTGCCCGGGGCATTTGCCCCGGTGTATCGCCTACATCGAGGACTACAAACTCGTCTTTCGCGGTGTTGCGTCGATCGAACCGGCACGAGGACATCGGGTGTATGGTGCATTGTATCTGCTCGACAAATCGCACTTGGATGCACTCGATCGATTCGAAGGATTTCCACGACTCTACCGGCGCGAGATCATGACAATCCGCAAAGCCGGAAACAATCATTACACCGAAGCATGGGTTTATCTAATGAATCCAGATCTATACGGTTACAGCGCACCCGGTAGCAGTTATCTCGAGACAATCATTGATGGTTGTCGTGACTGGGATATCCCGGAATTCTATCGGAAACAAATTATCAAAATCGCAAGGAGAAACCACTAA